From a single Calonectris borealis chromosome 19, bCalBor7.hap1.2, whole genome shotgun sequence genomic region:
- the POLR2J gene encoding DNA-directed RNA polymerase II subunit RPB11-a, which translates to MNAPPAFESFLLFEGEKKITINKDTKVPNACLFTINKEDHTLGNIIKSQLLKDPQVLFAGYKVPHPLEHKIIIRVQTTPDYSPQEAFTNAITDLISELSLLEERFRVAIKDKQEGIE; encoded by the exons atGAACGCGCCTCCGGCCTTCGAGTCCTTCCTGCTCTTCGAGGGCGAGAAGAa GATCACCATCAACAAGGACACGAAGGTGCCCAACGCCTGCCTGTTCACCATCAACAAGGAGGACCACACGCTGGGGAACATCATCAAGTC GCAGTTACTGAAAGACCCCCAGGTGTTATTTGCAGGGTACAAGGTCCCGCATCCACTGGAACACAAAATCATCATCCGTGTCCAAACCACCCCCGATTACAGCCCCCAGGAAGCTTTCACCAATGCCATCACAGATTTGATCAGTGAGCTCTCCCTCCTGGAGGAGAGGTTCAGG gttgCCATCAAAGACAAACAAGAAGGAATTGAGTAA
- the LRWD1 gene encoding leucine-rich repeat and WD repeat-containing protein 1 isoform X1, with amino-acid sequence MSKITTELLLERAVPRSTRLRKIETLNLSKLQLKTGDLDPRLFSRLRHLQKLDLSDNLLDKFPNSLTLPDLRVLNCNNNKLEDVTALKQFPLLEELTYENNVYLTLNDDYKVMFLLQNLRLLNGKDITKLANHVRRVNSRKLTSKVTAHWEKFFRDQLPEKYTAEQVKSIKKKFLKSVQTNVVYGPSSLSEFTRWRVKMIAEEFLAYSLGLELNTDPEPEEKMDENEEESTESPREAAEDVAQVTVTPSKRKRNNSKPGSGNKRSKAQADTEEEAVVNPRKSSHVQDDPAPDKPRTSNQPAKEATPEQGAEGTRKNGEQFPKGQSNRRSSQLTGEQKSQEQDNGVVSLTPVKNSKGKEDVSAEPLHFLQCHSKGNSREDFKTQLWSCVFEPLLDCGARKDPIVSSSRTVATCGGESVCLIDCETGTVLKKYKVATEEFFSVAWTTLTMVISDSRKKSHNILVAAGRRGIVKLIHVAADFCYGEIKAHKKPIATVCFSPTRETHLFTASYDKRIALWDIGIPDCDYNFKASQLLVLEALAIPLRIALVPTCPDQYLLAGCEGGCFAWNIKLDKEQKSRPFEAIFQFPDEDGGMTTSHRVDGLAFLNDDVVVSKSSKPGCIYLWSWSRSFDAKGKGCQRTVSAVILAELEWSMTDLSYLTLSTCPVKEYVFCGDEKGSVWMYNLSNYTTAWSSAKGKRSEKRIPPTQILKWPELRANGEQLTEVLINNVVSDPTFTYLVVLTSVNITAIWKKS; translated from the exons atgtcaaaaattacTACAGAACTTCTTTTGGAAAGAGCGGTTCCAAGATCGACGAGGCTCCGAAAGATCGAGACGCTGAA cCTGTCCAAGCTGCAATTGAAGACGGGAGACTTAGACCCACGTTTGTTTTCCCGTCTGAGGCATCTGCAGAAACTAGATCTCTCTGATAATTTACTGGACAAATTTCCCAACAGTCTAACCCTGCCTGATCTGCGTGTCCTaaactgcaacaacaacaaactgGAAGATGTAACTGCTCTGAAACAGTTCCCTCTGCTCGAGGAGCTAACCTACGAGAACAATGTGTACTTGACA CTCAACGATGACTATAAAGTaatgtttcttttgcaaaatctTCGGCTACTCAATGGCAAGGATATAACCAAACTGGCTAATCATGTGAGGCGTGTCAATAGTCGTAAGCTCACCAGCAAG GTTACTGCTCACTGGGAAAAATTCTTCCGTGACCAACTTCCTGAGAAATACACAGCTGAGCAAGTGAAGTCCATCAAGAAAAAGTTCCTGAAGTCAGTACAAACCAATGTAGTATATGGACCCAGCTCGCTCAGTGAATTCACCCGCTGGCGG GTGAAAATGATTGCAGAAGAGTTTCTGGCATACTCACTGGGTTTGGAGTTAAACACAGATCCTGAACCAGAGGAAAAGATGGATGAGAATGAGGAAGAAAGTACAGAAAGCCCCAGGGAAGCTGCAGAGGATGTGGCTCAG GTCACGGTAACGCccagcaagaggaaaagaaataattcaaagccAGGCTCTGGAAACAAGAGGTCCAAGGCCCAGGCAGACACCGAGGAGGAGGCTGTAGTTAATCCCAGAAAGTCCAGTCATGTGCAGGATGACCCAGCTCCTGATAAACCAAGAACATCGAACCAGCCAGCCAAGGAGGCAACCCCTGAGCAGGGAGCTGAAGGGACACGTAAGAATGGAGAGCAGTTTCCCAAGGGGCAAAGCAACAGAAGATCCAGCCAGCTGACAGGGGAACAGAAAAGCCAGGAGCAGGACAATGGAGTTGTTAGCTTGACCCCAGTGAAGAACTCCAAGGGCAAG GAGGATGTCAGTGCAGAGCCATTGCATTTTCTTCAGTGTCACAGTAAAGGCAACAGCCGCGAGGATTTTAAAACGCAGCTCTGGTCCTGTGTCTTCGAGCCATTGCTAGACTGTGGAGCCAGGAAAG aTCCCATTGTGAGTTCCTCCAGAACCGTGGCAACATGTGGAGGGGAATCCGTCTGTCTGATTGATTGTGAGACGGGGACGGTGCTGAAAAAGTATAAGGTGGCTACAGAG GAGTTTTTCAGTGTTGCATGGACAACCCTCACAATGGTAATCAGCGACAGTCGGAAAAAGTCTCATAATAtcttggtggctgctgggaggagagggatcGTCAAACTGATTCATGTGGCGGCTGACTTCTGCTACGGAGAGATAAAGGCTCATAAAAAGCCCATTGCTACTGTCTGCTTCAGCCCAACTCGAGAAACTCACCTCTTCA CTGCATCCTATGACAAGCGAATTGCACTCTGGGATATTGGGATTCCAGACTGTGACTACAATTTCAAAGCAAG ccagctgctggtgctggaagCGCTCGCTATTCCCTTACGGATTGCCCTGGTCCCCACCTGCCCAGATCAGTACCTGCTGGCTGGCTGTGAAGGCGGCTGCTTTGCCTGGAATATAAAACTGGATAAGGAACAAAAAAGCAG GCCTTTTGAAGCCATATTCCAGTTTCCTGATGAGGATGGAGGCATGACAACATCTCACAGGGTTGACGGTTTGGCTTTTCTGAATGATGATGTCGTCG TTTCCAAGAGCTCTAAACCGGGATGCATATACTTATGGAGCTGGAGTCGGTCTTTTGACGCAAAGGGGAAAGGGTGCCAGCGAACGGTATCTGCTGTTATTCTAGCTGAGCTTGAGTGGTCCATGACAGACCTGTCCTACCTGACGCTCAGCACCTGCCCAG TGAAAGAGTACGTGTTCTGTGGTGATGAGAAGGGAAGCGTGTGGATGTACAACCTCTCAAACTACACCACAGCGTGGAGCTCTGCAAAGGGAAAACGCTCAGAGAAGAGGATCCCTCCCACACAG ATTCTCAAGTGGCCAGAGCTTCGAGCGAACGGGGAGCAGCTGACCGAAGTCCTAATAAACAATGTGGTATCAGACCCTACTTTTACTTACCTTGTTGTTCTAACTAGTGTGAACATAACAGCAATTTGGAAGAAGTCATAG
- the LRWD1 gene encoding leucine-rich repeat and WD repeat-containing protein 1 isoform X3 — MFLLQNLRLLNGKDITKLANHVRRVNSRKLTSKVTAHWEKFFRDQLPEKYTAEQVKSIKKKFLKSVQTNVVYGPSSLSEFTRWRVKMIAEEFLAYSLGLELNTDPEPEEKMDENEEESTESPREAAEDVAQVTVTPSKRKRNNSKPGSGNKRSKAQADTEEEAVVNPRKSSHVQDDPAPDKPRTSNQPAKEATPEQGAEGTRKNGEQFPKGQSNRRSSQLTGEQKSQEQDNGVVSLTPVKNSKGKEDVSAEPLHFLQCHSKGNSREDFKTQLWSCVFEPLLDCGARKDPIVSSSRTVATCGGESVCLIDCETGTVLKKYKVATEEFFSVAWTTLTMVISDSRKKSHNILVAAGRRGIVKLIHVAADFCYGEIKAHKKPIATVCFSPTRETHLFTASYDKRIALWDIGIPDCDYNFKASQLLVLEALAIPLRIALVPTCPDQYLLAGCEGGCFAWNIKLDKEQKSRPFEAIFQFPDEDGGMTTSHRVDGLAFLNDDVVVSKSSKPGCIYLWSWSRSFDAKGKGCQRTVSAVILAELEWSMTDLSYLTLSTCPVKEYVFCGDEKGSVWMYNLSNYTTAWSSAKGKRSEKRIPPTQILKWPELRANGEQLTEVLINNVVSDPTFTYLVVLTSVNITAIWKKS; from the exons atgtttcttttgcaaaatctTCGGCTACTCAATGGCAAGGATATAACCAAACTGGCTAATCATGTGAGGCGTGTCAATAGTCGTAAGCTCACCAGCAAG GTTACTGCTCACTGGGAAAAATTCTTCCGTGACCAACTTCCTGAGAAATACACAGCTGAGCAAGTGAAGTCCATCAAGAAAAAGTTCCTGAAGTCAGTACAAACCAATGTAGTATATGGACCCAGCTCGCTCAGTGAATTCACCCGCTGGCGG GTGAAAATGATTGCAGAAGAGTTTCTGGCATACTCACTGGGTTTGGAGTTAAACACAGATCCTGAACCAGAGGAAAAGATGGATGAGAATGAGGAAGAAAGTACAGAAAGCCCCAGGGAAGCTGCAGAGGATGTGGCTCAG GTCACGGTAACGCccagcaagaggaaaagaaataattcaaagccAGGCTCTGGAAACAAGAGGTCCAAGGCCCAGGCAGACACCGAGGAGGAGGCTGTAGTTAATCCCAGAAAGTCCAGTCATGTGCAGGATGACCCAGCTCCTGATAAACCAAGAACATCGAACCAGCCAGCCAAGGAGGCAACCCCTGAGCAGGGAGCTGAAGGGACACGTAAGAATGGAGAGCAGTTTCCCAAGGGGCAAAGCAACAGAAGATCCAGCCAGCTGACAGGGGAACAGAAAAGCCAGGAGCAGGACAATGGAGTTGTTAGCTTGACCCCAGTGAAGAACTCCAAGGGCAAG GAGGATGTCAGTGCAGAGCCATTGCATTTTCTTCAGTGTCACAGTAAAGGCAACAGCCGCGAGGATTTTAAAACGCAGCTCTGGTCCTGTGTCTTCGAGCCATTGCTAGACTGTGGAGCCAGGAAAG aTCCCATTGTGAGTTCCTCCAGAACCGTGGCAACATGTGGAGGGGAATCCGTCTGTCTGATTGATTGTGAGACGGGGACGGTGCTGAAAAAGTATAAGGTGGCTACAGAG GAGTTTTTCAGTGTTGCATGGACAACCCTCACAATGGTAATCAGCGACAGTCGGAAAAAGTCTCATAATAtcttggtggctgctgggaggagagggatcGTCAAACTGATTCATGTGGCGGCTGACTTCTGCTACGGAGAGATAAAGGCTCATAAAAAGCCCATTGCTACTGTCTGCTTCAGCCCAACTCGAGAAACTCACCTCTTCA CTGCATCCTATGACAAGCGAATTGCACTCTGGGATATTGGGATTCCAGACTGTGACTACAATTTCAAAGCAAG ccagctgctggtgctggaagCGCTCGCTATTCCCTTACGGATTGCCCTGGTCCCCACCTGCCCAGATCAGTACCTGCTGGCTGGCTGTGAAGGCGGCTGCTTTGCCTGGAATATAAAACTGGATAAGGAACAAAAAAGCAG GCCTTTTGAAGCCATATTCCAGTTTCCTGATGAGGATGGAGGCATGACAACATCTCACAGGGTTGACGGTTTGGCTTTTCTGAATGATGATGTCGTCG TTTCCAAGAGCTCTAAACCGGGATGCATATACTTATGGAGCTGGAGTCGGTCTTTTGACGCAAAGGGGAAAGGGTGCCAGCGAACGGTATCTGCTGTTATTCTAGCTGAGCTTGAGTGGTCCATGACAGACCTGTCCTACCTGACGCTCAGCACCTGCCCAG TGAAAGAGTACGTGTTCTGTGGTGATGAGAAGGGAAGCGTGTGGATGTACAACCTCTCAAACTACACCACAGCGTGGAGCTCTGCAAAGGGAAAACGCTCAGAGAAGAGGATCCCTCCCACACAG ATTCTCAAGTGGCCAGAGCTTCGAGCGAACGGGGAGCAGCTGACCGAAGTCCTAATAAACAATGTGGTATCAGACCCTACTTTTACTTACCTTGTTGTTCTAACTAGTGTGAACATAACAGCAATTTGGAAGAAGTCATAG
- the LRWD1 gene encoding leucine-rich repeat and WD repeat-containing protein 1 isoform X2 → MSKITTELLLERAVPRSTRLRKIETLNLSKLQLKTGDLDPRLFSRLRHLQKLDLSDNLLDKFPNSLTLPDLRVLNCNNNKLEDVTALKQFPLLEELTYENNVYLTLNDDYKVMFLLQNLRLLNGKDITKLANHVRRVNSRKLTSKVTAHWEKFFRDQLPEKYTAEQVKSIKKKFLKSVQTNVVYGPSSLSEFTRWRVKMIAEEFLAYSLGLELNTDPEPEEKMDENEEESTESPREAAEDVAQVTVTPSKRKRNNSKPGSGNKRSKAQADTEEEAVVNPRKSSHVQDDPAPDKPRTSNQPAKEATPEQGAEGTRKNGEQFPKGQSNRRSSQLTGEQKSQEQDNGVVSLTPVKNSKGKEDVSAEPLHFLQCHSKGNSREDFKTQLWSCVFEPLLDCGARKDPIVSSSRTVATCGGESVCLIDCETGTVLKKYKVATEEFFSVAWTTLTMVISDSRKKSHNILVAAGRRGIVKLIHVAADFCYGEIKAHKKPIATVCFSPTRETHLFTASYDKRIALWDIGIPDCDYNFKASQLLVLEALAIPLRIALVPTCPDQYLLAGCEGGCFAWNIKLDKEQKSRPFEAIFQFPDEDGGMTTSHRVDGLAFLNDDVVVKEYVFCGDEKGSVWMYNLSNYTTAWSSAKGKRSEKRIPPTQILKWPELRANGEQLTEVLINNVVSDPTFTYLVVLTSVNITAIWKKS, encoded by the exons atgtcaaaaattacTACAGAACTTCTTTTGGAAAGAGCGGTTCCAAGATCGACGAGGCTCCGAAAGATCGAGACGCTGAA cCTGTCCAAGCTGCAATTGAAGACGGGAGACTTAGACCCACGTTTGTTTTCCCGTCTGAGGCATCTGCAGAAACTAGATCTCTCTGATAATTTACTGGACAAATTTCCCAACAGTCTAACCCTGCCTGATCTGCGTGTCCTaaactgcaacaacaacaaactgGAAGATGTAACTGCTCTGAAACAGTTCCCTCTGCTCGAGGAGCTAACCTACGAGAACAATGTGTACTTGACA CTCAACGATGACTATAAAGTaatgtttcttttgcaaaatctTCGGCTACTCAATGGCAAGGATATAACCAAACTGGCTAATCATGTGAGGCGTGTCAATAGTCGTAAGCTCACCAGCAAG GTTACTGCTCACTGGGAAAAATTCTTCCGTGACCAACTTCCTGAGAAATACACAGCTGAGCAAGTGAAGTCCATCAAGAAAAAGTTCCTGAAGTCAGTACAAACCAATGTAGTATATGGACCCAGCTCGCTCAGTGAATTCACCCGCTGGCGG GTGAAAATGATTGCAGAAGAGTTTCTGGCATACTCACTGGGTTTGGAGTTAAACACAGATCCTGAACCAGAGGAAAAGATGGATGAGAATGAGGAAGAAAGTACAGAAAGCCCCAGGGAAGCTGCAGAGGATGTGGCTCAG GTCACGGTAACGCccagcaagaggaaaagaaataattcaaagccAGGCTCTGGAAACAAGAGGTCCAAGGCCCAGGCAGACACCGAGGAGGAGGCTGTAGTTAATCCCAGAAAGTCCAGTCATGTGCAGGATGACCCAGCTCCTGATAAACCAAGAACATCGAACCAGCCAGCCAAGGAGGCAACCCCTGAGCAGGGAGCTGAAGGGACACGTAAGAATGGAGAGCAGTTTCCCAAGGGGCAAAGCAACAGAAGATCCAGCCAGCTGACAGGGGAACAGAAAAGCCAGGAGCAGGACAATGGAGTTGTTAGCTTGACCCCAGTGAAGAACTCCAAGGGCAAG GAGGATGTCAGTGCAGAGCCATTGCATTTTCTTCAGTGTCACAGTAAAGGCAACAGCCGCGAGGATTTTAAAACGCAGCTCTGGTCCTGTGTCTTCGAGCCATTGCTAGACTGTGGAGCCAGGAAAG aTCCCATTGTGAGTTCCTCCAGAACCGTGGCAACATGTGGAGGGGAATCCGTCTGTCTGATTGATTGTGAGACGGGGACGGTGCTGAAAAAGTATAAGGTGGCTACAGAG GAGTTTTTCAGTGTTGCATGGACAACCCTCACAATGGTAATCAGCGACAGTCGGAAAAAGTCTCATAATAtcttggtggctgctgggaggagagggatcGTCAAACTGATTCATGTGGCGGCTGACTTCTGCTACGGAGAGATAAAGGCTCATAAAAAGCCCATTGCTACTGTCTGCTTCAGCCCAACTCGAGAAACTCACCTCTTCA CTGCATCCTATGACAAGCGAATTGCACTCTGGGATATTGGGATTCCAGACTGTGACTACAATTTCAAAGCAAG ccagctgctggtgctggaagCGCTCGCTATTCCCTTACGGATTGCCCTGGTCCCCACCTGCCCAGATCAGTACCTGCTGGCTGGCTGTGAAGGCGGCTGCTTTGCCTGGAATATAAAACTGGATAAGGAACAAAAAAGCAG GCCTTTTGAAGCCATATTCCAGTTTCCTGATGAGGATGGAGGCATGACAACATCTCACAGGGTTGACGGTTTGGCTTTTCTGAATGATGATGTCGTCG TGAAAGAGTACGTGTTCTGTGGTGATGAGAAGGGAAGCGTGTGGATGTACAACCTCTCAAACTACACCACAGCGTGGAGCTCTGCAAAGGGAAAACGCTCAGAGAAGAGGATCCCTCCCACACAG ATTCTCAAGTGGCCAGAGCTTCGAGCGAACGGGGAGCAGCTGACCGAAGTCCTAATAAACAATGTGGTATCAGACCCTACTTTTACTTACCTTGTTGTTCTAACTAGTGTGAACATAACAGCAATTTGGAAGAAGTCATAG
- the LRWD1 gene encoding leucine-rich repeat and WD repeat-containing protein 1 isoform X4 yields the protein MSKITTELLLERAVPRSTRLRKIETLNLSKLQLKTGDLDPRLFSRLRHLQKLDLSDNLLDKFPNSLTLPDLRVLNCNNNKLEDVTALKQFPLLEELTYENNVYLTLNDDYKVMFLLQNLRLLNGKDITKLANHVRRVNSRKLTSKVTAHWEKFFRDQLPEKYTAEQVKSIKKKFLKSVQTNVVYGPSSLSEFTRWRVKMIAEEFLAYSLGLELNTDPEPEEKMDENEEESTESPREAAEDVAQEDVSAEPLHFLQCHSKGNSREDFKTQLWSCVFEPLLDCGARKDPIVSSSRTVATCGGESVCLIDCETGTVLKKYKVATEEFFSVAWTTLTMVISDSRKKSHNILVAAGRRGIVKLIHVAADFCYGEIKAHKKPIATVCFSPTRETHLFTASYDKRIALWDIGIPDCDYNFKASQLLVLEALAIPLRIALVPTCPDQYLLAGCEGGCFAWNIKLDKEQKSRPFEAIFQFPDEDGGMTTSHRVDGLAFLNDDVVVSKSSKPGCIYLWSWSRSFDAKGKGCQRTVSAVILAELEWSMTDLSYLTLSTCPVKEYVFCGDEKGSVWMYNLSNYTTAWSSAKGKRSEKRIPPTQILKWPELRANGEQLTEVLINNVVSDPTFTYLVVLTSVNITAIWKKS from the exons atgtcaaaaattacTACAGAACTTCTTTTGGAAAGAGCGGTTCCAAGATCGACGAGGCTCCGAAAGATCGAGACGCTGAA cCTGTCCAAGCTGCAATTGAAGACGGGAGACTTAGACCCACGTTTGTTTTCCCGTCTGAGGCATCTGCAGAAACTAGATCTCTCTGATAATTTACTGGACAAATTTCCCAACAGTCTAACCCTGCCTGATCTGCGTGTCCTaaactgcaacaacaacaaactgGAAGATGTAACTGCTCTGAAACAGTTCCCTCTGCTCGAGGAGCTAACCTACGAGAACAATGTGTACTTGACA CTCAACGATGACTATAAAGTaatgtttcttttgcaaaatctTCGGCTACTCAATGGCAAGGATATAACCAAACTGGCTAATCATGTGAGGCGTGTCAATAGTCGTAAGCTCACCAGCAAG GTTACTGCTCACTGGGAAAAATTCTTCCGTGACCAACTTCCTGAGAAATACACAGCTGAGCAAGTGAAGTCCATCAAGAAAAAGTTCCTGAAGTCAGTACAAACCAATGTAGTATATGGACCCAGCTCGCTCAGTGAATTCACCCGCTGGCGG GTGAAAATGATTGCAGAAGAGTTTCTGGCATACTCACTGGGTTTGGAGTTAAACACAGATCCTGAACCAGAGGAAAAGATGGATGAGAATGAGGAAGAAAGTACAGAAAGCCCCAGGGAAGCTGCAGAGGATGTGGCTCAG GAGGATGTCAGTGCAGAGCCATTGCATTTTCTTCAGTGTCACAGTAAAGGCAACAGCCGCGAGGATTTTAAAACGCAGCTCTGGTCCTGTGTCTTCGAGCCATTGCTAGACTGTGGAGCCAGGAAAG aTCCCATTGTGAGTTCCTCCAGAACCGTGGCAACATGTGGAGGGGAATCCGTCTGTCTGATTGATTGTGAGACGGGGACGGTGCTGAAAAAGTATAAGGTGGCTACAGAG GAGTTTTTCAGTGTTGCATGGACAACCCTCACAATGGTAATCAGCGACAGTCGGAAAAAGTCTCATAATAtcttggtggctgctgggaggagagggatcGTCAAACTGATTCATGTGGCGGCTGACTTCTGCTACGGAGAGATAAAGGCTCATAAAAAGCCCATTGCTACTGTCTGCTTCAGCCCAACTCGAGAAACTCACCTCTTCA CTGCATCCTATGACAAGCGAATTGCACTCTGGGATATTGGGATTCCAGACTGTGACTACAATTTCAAAGCAAG ccagctgctggtgctggaagCGCTCGCTATTCCCTTACGGATTGCCCTGGTCCCCACCTGCCCAGATCAGTACCTGCTGGCTGGCTGTGAAGGCGGCTGCTTTGCCTGGAATATAAAACTGGATAAGGAACAAAAAAGCAG GCCTTTTGAAGCCATATTCCAGTTTCCTGATGAGGATGGAGGCATGACAACATCTCACAGGGTTGACGGTTTGGCTTTTCTGAATGATGATGTCGTCG TTTCCAAGAGCTCTAAACCGGGATGCATATACTTATGGAGCTGGAGTCGGTCTTTTGACGCAAAGGGGAAAGGGTGCCAGCGAACGGTATCTGCTGTTATTCTAGCTGAGCTTGAGTGGTCCATGACAGACCTGTCCTACCTGACGCTCAGCACCTGCCCAG TGAAAGAGTACGTGTTCTGTGGTGATGAGAAGGGAAGCGTGTGGATGTACAACCTCTCAAACTACACCACAGCGTGGAGCTCTGCAAAGGGAAAACGCTCAGAGAAGAGGATCCCTCCCACACAG ATTCTCAAGTGGCCAGAGCTTCGAGCGAACGGGGAGCAGCTGACCGAAGTCCTAATAAACAATGTGGTATCAGACCCTACTTTTACTTACCTTGTTGTTCTAACTAGTGTGAACATAACAGCAATTTGGAAGAAGTCATAG
- the ALKBH4 gene encoding alpha-ketoglutarate-dependent dioxygenase alkB homolog 4 — MEAAGGGGEGPGCGCKGIRSCLLCEGPAQAAPPPQGEDNFTYCPATGLAKGNEHSEFAGWAFPFPGVFLMEEFISEDEESEIVELMDQDDWKPSQSGRKKQDYGPKVNFKKQRLKAGSFTGLPSFSKKIVAQMKACSVLGGFLPVEQCNLDYTPERGSAIDPHFDDWWLWGERLVSLNLLSKTVLSMSCDSEDSIQLFSTFSTENGELSPPGSFTQASACKNSSEEGINCILSPRLVPSKEVTVAIHLPQRSLVVLYGDARYKWKHAIYRKHIEHRRICVTFRELSAEFSAGGRHEELGKELLEIAFSFQGRPV, encoded by the exons atggaggcggcgggcggcggcggcgaaggGCCGGGCTGCGGCTGCAAGGGGATCCGCTCTTGCTTGCTCTGCGAGGGGCCCGCGCAGGCCGCTCCGCCCCCGCAG GGAGAAGATAATTTCACTTACTGTCCAGCAACAGGCCTAGCTAAAGGAAATGAGCACTCAGAATTTGCTGGCTGGGCATTTCCATTTCCAGGGGTGTTTCTGATGGAGGAGTTCATTAGCGAAGATGAAGAATCTGAGATAGTTGAACTGATGGATCAAGATGACTGGAAACCATCACAGTCTGGCCGAAAGAAACAG GACTATGGACCCAAAGTGAACTTCAAGAAACAAAGGCTGAAAGCTGGCAGCTTTACTGGTTTGCCAAGTTTTAGTAAAAAGATCGTGGCACAAATGAAGGCCTGCTCTGTACTAGGCGGTTTCTTACCTGTTGAACAATGTAATCTGGACTACACGCCAGAAAGAGGTTCTGCCATCGACCCACATTTTGATGACTGGTGGCTTTGGGGAGAGCGTCTGGTTAGCCTAAACTTGCTCTCAAAAACAGTGCTATCCATGTCTTGTGATTCAGAGGACAGTATCCAATTATTTTCCACTTTCAGTACAGAAAATGGGGAATTAAGTCCCCCTGGATCTTTTACACAGGCATCAGCGTGCAAGAATTCAAGCGAAGAGGgaataaactgcattttatcCCCAAGGCTTGTTCCAAGTAAAGAGGTGACTGTTGCCATTCACTTACCCCAAAGGTCTCTGGTGGTGCTGTACGGTGACGCACGGTACAAGTGGAAACACGCGATCTACCGCAAGCATATAGAGCATCGCCGAATCTGTGTCACATTCAGGGAGCTGTCTGCAGAGTTCAGCGCCGGAGGAAGGCATGAGGAACTGGGTAAAGAACTGCTAGAAATAGCTTTTTCATTTCAAGGAAGACCAGTGTGA